The following nucleotide sequence is from Desulfomonile tiedjei.
AGGTCCGCGTAGTGCCTAACTTTGCATATGGAAACGTCCCGCCGTCGATCTTCAAGACGGCCACGTCGGTCTTTGGATCGGCTGCGATTACGCGCGCTTTGTATTGCTTCTTAGCTTCGAGGGTCACAATGATTTCATCCGCGCCCCTTATCACATGTCTGCTGGTGAGTACGTACCCTCGGGGGTCGAAGATGAATCCAGATCCAATGCCCTGCTGCTTCTGACGCTCCATAGGGCCGGGCGCGCCGAAAAACTTTCGCAAAAAATCATCACCGAAGAATTCACGAAACGGATGGTTTTCGACGAAGGGTTCCAGTTGAGACATGTTGTTCCGAGAAGCGACCACTCTCACAGCCGATACATTGACCACAGCGGGTTTGACTTCTCTGGCGACGGAGCGGAATGCTTCCTGCAAATCCTTGGCTCCCCGCACCGCCGCGGGCTGGGCTAACGACTGCGATTGTTCCGAGATAGGCAAAAAGACTACCAACATTGCAACGAAGGCCAATTTGACCAGGTTTAGTCTCGCCCAGCCGAGACCGTTAGTTGAAAAGACGGCTTCCATCAACGCCATGATGCTCCTTTCGTCCTGTAAGGAAACGATGAACAGACAAAGGGATACTTCATCGTTCAGGTACTATATTTAGTCATTTTCACAAGACCTGGCCAGTCCCAGCTCACGAACCGCAATTTGCGGCGGGAATAGACCGGCCACATGGGGATGGCAAGTAAAGAACAGCAACTGCATCCCCGTTTCTGCGGAGAATTGAGCCAGGACTTGCGCAGTGCGGCTTGCCCGCTCGGGATCGAAATTCACCAGGATGTCATCCATCAGGATCGGCACTGCAAATCCGCCATTGCTGTGTGTTTCCAAATGGGCCAGTCTCAAAGACAAATAGACCTGTTCCAAAGTTCCACGACTCAACAAGTTTTCGTCAATGCGGCTCCCGTCGGCACGTTCCACCTGTATCACGCTGTCTTCATTCAGAGGCACCAATACTCTGCTCAGCGCGCCTCCCGTGATGGCCCTCAGCAATTCGGAAGTCTTCTCCAGGACCCGCGGCTGCCTTTCCGACTCATAAAACTTGAGGGTCTCGCTCAGCATGGAGAAGGCTATCTTAAGGTCGGTCCATTCCGTTGCCGCTGCATTCAAGCGCGCCACCCATTCTTCTTTTTTCGCCAACAACAGTTCGGACTCTTCTTCAGCCTCCAATGTTTCAATCTCCTTTTCCAGTCTTCCCTTGCGGCCGGCCAATTCCTGGGACGCTTGCCCTAATTCATTGAGTTCCGCGTGTAGTTGCGCCACCAGGATTCGATCGCCATCCCAGTCCCGAGTATCCAGCAGGCTTCGCATTTCGGCTTCTGCGTGGGATTTCAGGCCCGACAACAGGTTGTTGGTGAGCACACGTTGTTCTTGAGCCATCACCCTGTATTGGTCATGAAGTTCGGCTCGTTCACGAAACGCTTCCTCATCCGTAACGCTCGCGGCCTCCATGAGCGCTGCCACCCGGTCTTGGGATTCTTCCGCCTTCTTGCTTAAGACACCTAAACGGACTTCGTGCTCGCGTCTTTTTTCCGAAAGGGTCTGTTTTTCTGCAAGGATTTCTCTGGATTCCTTCTCGGCTCCGGCCCATGTTTCCACCTGGTCCATCGGTGAAACGTCGCTCGGCATGGGGCGGTTTAATTGAGACGCCAACAACTCGACCTGGCGGGCGAAGTTGTTCCATTCTTCTGTCATTTCAACCAGAATTGCTTGTTCTTGAGCTATCCTTTGTAAGTTGTTTTTTATGTCTCTAAGTCGTTGAATCAATTCTATTGCGGTTTCAGGTTCCAACGCCGGGTCGAATCCCTTACCGGAGAGGTCGTTGGTCCACCGGGCTTTCAAAGTCGCCATTGCTTGCTCCGCGGAGCGCAGAGATTCTTCGATGTCTTTTCTTCTGCTCTCTTCGATCTCAGCGTCCGCCAGGTTTAGCCGAATAGCGTCGTCGAGCGCTCGCCTCCGCCTGAACGGCTCCTCCGCGGCGGCAGACCGCTTTTCAGCCATCAGGATTTCCGCGAGGCCCGCGTCCGGGTCACCCAAAACCTGGCCTGCGATGTCCGCTGCTTCGCTTTTGAGGCTCTCTATTTCTTGAATAATGACGCGGCGCTGTTTTTCGATCCCGGCAATGTCACTCGTGTTTTGGGCCAACTTCTTGGCCAAAGTATCCTTCTCCCTTACGAGGACTGAGCGGCGGCGACGGTCTCCATGCACTTTCCATTTTATGATTACCGGAACTGCGGCCGTCAGGATCACTCCGAGTGGGATCAAAACGCTTGAAGCCTCCAACACGTGTCTTGAAGCAAGCAGCAACCCTATGCCCGAGCAAATCAATAAAGCGACCAACGCCCAGAACGGGAACGCGGGAACGATGGTGCCGGGTTGGGAATTCAACTCTTCCAGTCTTTCGTTCAGTTCCTCATTGTGGGCGATGGCTCTTTTCACGCTTTGAGATTTCTCCCCGAGTCTTTCCCGCAGGTCGGCAACGCGGGCGGAGATTTCTTTCCATTGGTGAAGCCTGCGCTGAGACTCCCGGGGAAGGTGGCCCCGGCAATTTGGCTCAAGCGCTTTAAGGTCTCTTTGCATTTGGTGCAGCTTTTCAGCCTCGCGACGGCGCCTTTCCAGAGCTTCAGCCATACGTGATTTCAGGCCAAGAATATTCTCCGAGCATTGGCGCCAGGAAGTCATGAAAGAACGAATAGACTGTTCCAATACAATTGATGTTTCGGTCGAGGAGGCGTTTTCTCGGGTCCATCCGACTCCGAGGTCAAGAATAGCCCTGTCCACCGCATCATTGGATCGCTTACACGCGGCCTGGGCCTTCTCTAATTCCCTCGGTAACCCGCCTAATCGCTGCGCTTCCCGTCCCAGAAAACGGATGGCGCTTTGATGCTCCGTCAAGATTGTATCCGGGTTCAGCGACTCATATCGGCCCTGAATGTGATCCAGGGTCTTCTGCTCTTCCAGTATCCCTTCTCGGGCCTCCCTCAGCCTTTCCAAGGCCTGTTCCAGCCTGAGGACCCCGTCCGCCGGAAAATTGCGCACCCCTTCCAGCCGCGCAATCTCATGGTCCAAGGAAAGCAGCTTTTTCCATTCCTCTTCGAAGCGGAGGTTTTCCTCCAATCCGTGCAGCAATGATTGCTTGGATTGAATCTGGGCCTTGCAGTGGACGAGTCCTTTGTTCACGGTATCGAGTTCTATTTTGAGCGCGTCATACCTCTTTGGCTTTTCGCCGAGTACTTTCAGGCGCTTGTCGATTTCCTTGATCCGTGATTGTATCCCTTCGAGCGAGCCCTCATCCCGACTGGATCGCCTTCCCAGCTCCTTGAGGCGCTCATCGACCTTTTTCATGACATCCAGAGGATTTATTTGAAACGATCCCAGGGCCGTGGCTACTATTTTTCCCCTGAGAGCGTCCTGGTCCAATTGCCTCATGCTGTCCAGGTCAAACGCGAAGAAGCTTTGGAACAGACGCCGTTCGGCTCCGTCGCGCAACACCGGCATTGACGCGACATCGACACGATTACCCTGCTCGTCAACAATTCCAAGTAGCCCTTCTCTTAAGCCGGATTTCTCTGTACGTTCCACGCGCAATCTGCCGTGGAGCGGGGTTCGAATGGTAACCCATCCACTTCGAGCGTTACCGGAACGCGACTCGTAGATGTTGTTCCTGGGGCTTTTCTTCCTGAAGCCGAAAAAGACGGAACGCACGAATTCCAGTATGGTGGTCTTTCCTGCTTCGTTGGGCCCTATCAAGACCGTGAGTTCCGGCCCGAGTCCTTTGACGCAACCGTTGCTAAAGGCCCCGAAGGAGTTGATAGAGATTTCTTCAATCCACATGGACGAGCGTCCTTTGGCGCTACCGCTATGAGATCTTGGATCGAATGAACATTTGAGCCACCTGCCGAGCCACACGATTCATGGTTCCGGCGAGAGTCTCGGGATCTGTCGCCAGGCGCGACGGATCAATCTGCTCTCCAACGTACCGGGAGGGGACTTTTCGTGAAAGGTCTGCGCAAATTTCTCCGGCCATTTTTTCAATCGCTGCCGCATCTGACTGAACTTTGCGGCACATTCGAATAAATTCCCCGAGAAACCCTTCCTCATTGTGCAGCGCCTCAATATCAAAAGAATCTGTAGTCCAGTCGCAAACTCCGTCGAGTACAACAGGAACCGGCAGATCAGCCAGTCTTTCCGCGAGCAATTCCTGCGCTTCTCGTGTGATCAGTTCCGAGACGCTTGTCGACGGGCTCCCCTGAAGACCTATCCTCAGCACCGCGGCCTCTAAACCCGGGTCGGTTCCCGTGGCCTGCGAGCACGCCTCTTCCGCGATGCCCAGAAAATCGTCAGCTCCGGTAACGTCGGAAACATCTATCTCGACCGTGTCCCATAGGACAGACCCAAGGGGAACGAACTCGGCTTGAGGCGCAGCGCGGCCCTTCACTGCGACAAGGTAGCCTCCCTTGCGGCCGGATTCGTTGATGTTTGATCCTTGGGCCGCGCCGGAATAGAGGATCAGGGGATCATCGCGGAGAATCCCTCCTGCATGGATGTGTCCGAGGCACCAAGCGTCCATACCGGAAACCACCAAGTCATCTACGGAACACGGCGCATAGTTTTTGTGCCCGCCAACACCGCCCACATTGGCATGTATAACCCCGATCGCTATTTCAATGCCGGGGTCTCTCCGGAAGGTGCGCACCAGATTGTCGCTGACTTCAGGCTTGGCGAAACTGGCCCCGAAGATCACCGCGCCCTGCGTGAACTCCGCGCGACCGATGCTTTTGCCCTGGACTTTCTCCTGAAAGATGTGGAGCCCCGCCAATGCGGTAAGTGTTTCGGGGAAGCCGGCCAGTGGGTCGTGATTGCCGAGAGCCATAAAAACGGGAATCCCGGCCGAATGGAGGCGCTCTATTCCATCTTTGAATGCGACCCGAGCGCGTATCGTAGGATACCATACGTCGAAAGTGTCCCCGCCCAATGTGACGAAATCAACTTCTCGATCTATCGCGGCCGCGACAAGTCTCTCCCAAGCCCGGTAACCCGCTGACACGAATAAACTCGCGAGTTCGGGGTCGGATTTCCGCAAACCTGAAAAGGGCCGCCCCAGATGAACATCCGCGGCATGTATGAATGTTAATTCTCCCATAAGCCGAAACGCCTCAACTCAAGACCAACGCTCCAATACCGAATAAAGACCGGTTGGTCTATATCAGGTTGTGCGGCCTGAGGGAACTGTTTGTCAGAAAACGGGTAACCATTCGGTTGCGGGTGGAGCAAAAAGGTCTGTCGCGGACTCCCGGCACGCGGTCACAGTTGGGCTTTCCGGGCAATCACTGATATATGTGGAGACAACGCGGTCACATTAAACAGAGGGACAAATTTGAAACAGATTCTTGCGGTCCTGTCATTGGTGATTTCACTGACTGCCCCGGTGATTTTGGCAGCCGAATCGTCGTTCAAGGACGCTGCCCCAGGGAGGGCCTTCGCGTTCCCGAAGGATCACGGTAAGCATCCGGAATTTCAAACCGAATGGTGGTACTTCACCGGCAACTTACGATCGGATAAGCAAGAATACGGATTTCAGTTGACCTTTTTCAGGCGCAGCTTAGTAAAGGAATCTGTCCGAAAGGGTTCTTCATGGTCTGTTCGCGATGTGTACCCTGCCCATTTCGCGCTCACTGATGTCAAGAATCGTCGTTTCTTTCAAACTGATCTCATCTCACGAGAAGGGCCGGGCCTGGCAGGCGCGTCAACGGAAGATTTGCATGTCCACGTCCGAAATTGGGAAGCCCGAAGGGACGGCGGGAAAATTCGCATCACGGCAAAGGAACGAGAATACGCACTCGATCTGGAACTTGTGCCGGAGAAACCCGTCACCTTGCATGGGAACGCGGGATACAGCCCCAAGGGAGGAGCCGAAAATCAGGCCTCGTACTATTATTCGCTGACCAGGCTCGAGGCCCGAGGCCATTTGATATTCCAAGGGATCAAGCACCATGTAACCGGATTGGCCTGGATGGACCATGAGTTCGGGTCCTCCATATTGCTCAAAGACCAGGTGGGATGGGACTGGTTCAGCCTCCAACTGGACGACGGAACGGACCTAATGGTCTTTCGCCTGCGGAGAAAAGACGGGACATTTGACCCGCCTTTCGGCTCATTCGTCAGAGCGGACCGCGGATCCTCCGACTTGGCTGACCGTGGCATCAGCATTGAAGCCAAATCCACGTGGACCAGTCCGCGTACCGGAGCGTCTTACCCCTCCGGATGGACAATCGAAGTTCCGTCGGAAAGGCTTAATCTTGACGTTTCCCCGCTCGTCGAAGATCAGGAGCTTGTAACGGGCCGGTCAACAGGAATAGCCTATTGGGAAGGGGCCGTGGAAGTACACGGGTCGAGGGATGGGAAACGGATTCGCGGCAAAGGGTACGTTGAACTTACAGGCTACGCGCACTCCATGGCCGGACGCCTTTAAGGGGAAGATTGTGGGGAGGCCGAACAAAAAGGGCCTCCCCACACCCCTCCCCAAAAACTCCCGTATCCTGTTTGCTGGGCGGCTCCCGCCGACGGCGGGAGCCGCCCAGCAAACCAGAAACAACGTTTTTTCAAGGATGCGTCGGGGGTCTGGAGTCCGATCGGATTACAGAGAAGAAATTGCCCCCCGTATCGCTCGAAAGGGCATTCATCTTATTCTTTGCGAGTTGATGGGGCTCGTTCTCATCCTCAATTCCATGTTTCAAAGCATCCTCCCTAGGGCTTCGAAAGCTTCAGAAAAATGCGGCTGCAAAACGTCCGCGAGCATCAAGTGGAGTCCCGCACCGGCCAACAAGGCCATACAGGTCTT
It contains:
- a CDS encoding DNA repair exonuclease, translating into MGELTFIHAADVHLGRPFSGLRKSDPELASLFVSAGYRAWERLVAAAIDREVDFVTLGGDTFDVWYPTIRARVAFKDGIERLHSAGIPVFMALGNHDPLAGFPETLTALAGLHIFQEKVQGKSIGRAEFTQGAVIFGASFAKPEVSDNLVRTFRRDPGIEIAIGVIHANVGGVGGHKNYAPCSVDDLVVSGMDAWCLGHIHAGGILRDDPLILYSGAAQGSNINESGRKGGYLVAVKGRAAPQAEFVPLGSVLWDTVEIDVSDVTGADDFLGIAEEACSQATGTDPGLEAAVLRIGLQGSPSTSVSELITREAQELLAERLADLPVPVVLDGVCDWTTDSFDIEALHNEEGFLGEFIRMCRKVQSDAAAIEKMAGEICADLSRKVPSRYVGEQIDPSRLATDPETLAGTMNRVARQVAQMFIRSKIS
- a CDS encoding AAA family ATPase; translated protein: MWIEEISINSFGAFSNGCVKGLGPELTVLIGPNEAGKTTILEFVRSVFFGFRKKSPRNNIYESRSGNARSGWVTIRTPLHGRLRVERTEKSGLREGLLGIVDEQGNRVDVASMPVLRDGAERRLFQSFFAFDLDSMRQLDQDALRGKIVATALGSFQINPLDVMKKVDERLKELGRRSSRDEGSLEGIQSRIKEIDKRLKVLGEKPKRYDALKIELDTVNKGLVHCKAQIQSKQSLLHGLEENLRFEEEWKKLLSLDHEIARLEGVRNFPADGVLRLEQALERLREAREGILEEQKTLDHIQGRYESLNPDTILTEHQSAIRFLGREAQRLGGLPRELEKAQAACKRSNDAVDRAILDLGVGWTRENASSTETSIVLEQSIRSFMTSWRQCSENILGLKSRMAEALERRRREAEKLHQMQRDLKALEPNCRGHLPRESQRRLHQWKEISARVADLRERLGEKSQSVKRAIAHNEELNERLEELNSQPGTIVPAFPFWALVALLICSGIGLLLASRHVLEASSVLIPLGVILTAAVPVIIKWKVHGDRRRRSVLVREKDTLAKKLAQNTSDIAGIEKQRRVIIQEIESLKSEAADIAGQVLGDPDAGLAEILMAEKRSAAAEEPFRRRRALDDAIRLNLADAEIEESRRKDIEESLRSAEQAMATLKARWTNDLSGKGFDPALEPETAIELIQRLRDIKNNLQRIAQEQAILVEMTEEWNNFARQVELLASQLNRPMPSDVSPMDQVETWAGAEKESREILAEKQTLSEKRREHEVRLGVLSKKAEESQDRVAALMEAASVTDEEAFRERAELHDQYRVMAQEQRVLTNNLLSGLKSHAEAEMRSLLDTRDWDGDRILVAQLHAELNELGQASQELAGRKGRLEKEIETLEAEEESELLLAKKEEWVARLNAAATEWTDLKIAFSMLSETLKFYESERQPRVLEKTSELLRAITGGALSRVLVPLNEDSVIQVERADGSRIDENLLSRGTLEQVYLSLRLAHLETHSNGGFAVPILMDDILVNFDPERASRTAQVLAQFSAETGMQLLFFTCHPHVAGLFPPQIAVRELGLARSCEND
- a CDS encoding carotenoid 1,2-hydratase; translation: MKQILAVLSLVISLTAPVILAAESSFKDAAPGRAFAFPKDHGKHPEFQTEWWYFTGNLRSDKQEYGFQLTFFRRSLVKESVRKGSSWSVRDVYPAHFALTDVKNRRFFQTDLISREGPGLAGASTEDLHVHVRNWEARRDGGKIRITAKEREYALDLELVPEKPVTLHGNAGYSPKGGAENQASYYYSLTRLEARGHLIFQGIKHHVTGLAWMDHEFGSSILLKDQVGWDWFSLQLDDGTDLMVFRLRRKDGTFDPPFGSFVRADRGSSDLADRGISIEAKSTWTSPRTGASYPSGWTIEVPSERLNLDVSPLVEDQELVTGRSTGIAYWEGAVEVHGSRDGKRIRGKGYVELTGYAHSMAGRL
- a CDS encoding trypsin-like peptidase domain-containing protein, giving the protein MALMEAVFSTNGLGWARLNLVKLAFVAMLVVFLPISEQSQSLAQPAAVRGAKDLQEAFRSVAREVKPAVVNVSAVRVVASRNNMSQLEPFVENHPFREFFGDDFLRKFFGAPGPMERQKQQGIGSGFIFDPRGYVLTSRHVIRGADEIIVTLEAKKQYKARVIAADPKTDVAVLKIDGGTFPYAKLGTTRTLDVGDWVLAIGNPFGLMKTVTAGIVSAKGRSDMGILDYEDFIQTDAAINPGNSGGPLVNIDGEVVGMNTAILSRSGGNMGIGFAIPIDIIRKVADVAMTKQPTYTERKNAIPGKAPQQRPAPTPDELFDREFPRGASRGRGI